Part of the Nicotiana tabacum cultivar K326 chromosome 20, ASM71507v2, whole genome shotgun sequence genome, CTAACTAACTACATTATGGTCTTAAAAAAAACCAACGATTACACATCAAAATCTATTATCCAGAACTAACCAACAAATTTTATGAAATATTCTGTTAACTacataaaattttatttcttttagggtgcattcttgcaagatcttttgttatgcccttctCCTCCACAGTTGCCGCATGAAACTTTGTACTTCTTTGAATTTATTTCATCATAtgttttgtatctttctttttgaGGTCTTCCTGGCTGCCTTTTCCCTCCTTTAGGTGGATTTACTACTTCTTCAATTATATGTTGTGGCACATTCCATTTGCTTTTATCAGGTAGAGGATTTACTGGTATTTCATAAGTACGCAAGAGGTTCTCCCTTATGTAATAAAGAGAACAATATTCTTCGAAAGACTCATCCCTTTGTCTTAAAGCAGCCAAAGCATGTGGACAAGGTAGTTCATCAAGCTGGAATTGCTCACAACTACATTTCTTGTTTTCAAGACAAACAATATAGCGCCTCATACCATCTATTACTGTATGGATGTAGTCTGTTGAAGCCCTCACATACGAGTACATtgcaaacaaaaaaataattcatatacggttaaaaccaagatatatacaaaatatctacaaaaaaTCTACATTATGTTGTTTATGAATTTGATTCAATAAATAATCTGATCTTACTCTAAGCTTGTGCGACAATGTGCTGTTGTCATCCAACTCTTTGTTGAATTTGTATCCAAGGTATGTGAATGTACCCTTTGctttcaataatttttctttcGTCCAACGTTCAAGAAGGGTCCTCATATACTCTAATAGTTCTACTATCTGCAACTCTCTTGCATATTTTGTTACAACATTTAATGACTCTGCAATGTTTGATGTCATAGTCCAAGTTCTGTTCACCGTAGCATGTACTCGATACCATCTATGATATCTAATATCGTATAAGTATGCTTTAACACGGGGGTCAATCTCCTCAATCTTTGAcatcctttcattaaattcatcaagtGTGTATGACCGCGCCGTGGCAAAGTATAATTCACTTAGCTTAAGATGTCCCTTCTTGAACTTTGCCCgtatatttgtccaaatatgccacatgcaagaATAATGGGGCATGCCGGGATAAACAATAGATGTTACCTTCAAGATACTCTCATTCCGATctgaaacaacacacatatttgGTCTTTCACCATACGCGAgcttgaattgctcaaaaaacCACTTTCATGATGCGTCATTCTCTGAATCAACAACAACATATGCCAATGGTAATATGGTACCTACATTATGTGGCAAGAAGCAATTAATTGGTTGTAGTAAAAATGCAGaagaagacatatatatatacaaactacAACTATTCTATAATATATCCACAATTAATCTGGAAGTACTACAAAAAACATACAAGCTACAATATTTCTACAAATAAAACTTCAGTACCTGCTGCATCCATTGTACTGGATGTTAGCATTATTCTCATGTATGCTGACTTTAAAAATGTCTCATCAACTACTACAACTGGCCTACAATATTCCTAACCATTGATTGACGTACAAATCGCAACAAATATATACAAGAAGCAGTCATCATCTGTCTTCTTCAATTTCACTACAGACCCAGGATAAATCTTCTCTAGAATATACAAATAACTAGGCAATTTGTTGTAGGAGTCAGCAGGATGACCTCTCAAAAACTGTAAAGCCTTTTGCTTTGCTCTCCAGGCTTGCATGTTGGTTAGATTCACGCCGTGTTCAGACAAACATGtcaaattgaatgtcttttggGGTGTAAATTGTCTTAGGATCAGAATATTTTGGAATAACCATGCTACCAACTACCATGGCAGTAGGTTTGCATTGTATGAATGTATTGTCCATTAAAGAACATGTGTGTTGGTTGTCGAAATTTCTGACcttgaacattgcagaatcatttATGCTAGTTGCCTTGAAGTGCCATGTACAGTTTTCACCAACACATATCAGCTAGTagatacaaaataaatacattttaaacaattggttaaaatttagatttaaaaaaaatatgttttagCTTAAACGATCACATTATACAATCTATATTCAACATAACTACAATTCTGTTAAACATTATCACAACGAAAACTGAAGaagtaaaaaattacaaataaactacaaaactaaaaaaaaaaactttgacTATTCATATGTTCATACCTTCTAGCACTAGATCTTTTAACCCTGAATTGGAACTTGTGCATGACAGAATAGTGCTTCATTGCAGTTGCAATTGTTTCCTTGTCTTGGTATACTTGTCCTACTTCAATAGAACTTGGTGTACTATATGTTATTATTATACTTTCATATTCCTCTATAacgggagatgttggcatatcaagtaactttagtaTTCCAGATGAACctgcatgaaaataaatataaatattgttATCACCAGtttgtagaaaatttgtagataatttgtagaaagaTTGAAATTCAgtatttcatattaatttttcaaattttttgtaGTTTAAATTTTGTAGATATTTCagaaatccatatatatatatatatatatatatatatatatatatatatatatatatatatatatatatatatatatatatatatgtgtgtgtgtgtgtgtgtgtgtgtgtgtatatatatatgtagtttatttgtagataAAGTGTAGTTCATTGACAATGTACCAGAATTTCATAGAAAAAATAACATCACACACCTGCAGCTGTGTTCTCATTGGTGATACtcaattccatattgaaatcgCGAACAGTTATACATAGCGGATATGATCCtaagtttttgttttcctttttcgtctCCATGTATACACGAACACCCATATCGTTCCTAATTTCCATTGGAGGACAATGCTCGTtgacaatgtatttgatttctataattttttcggaTGTATCAACCATTAATTGTTGTGCTATTGTAGAAATAATAGACTATAACTCGCATTGTCATCGACTACAATGTCATCGACCTCGAATTCTCTAAATCTCCCATagctatcccaattcccattcaattgtagcataattggtaTTTTTGCCATAATTGCTTTTATTGCAgaagaattgtagaagatttTATCGATTTTGATTTCTGAAATCAGAGAAAATGTTGAAACAGAGTTTATCGCAAAAACATAGTACAGAAATTTTGTAACGAAGTCGACGATAGTTATTACTATGCGTGATTTGCATTGTGGAAGATCTGGAAAATATTAAGTTCCCCTTTTTTAGACGCCTAAATAAGGAATCCTACAGGTACAATGATTCTTTATTTAATGCATTGTATATATTatgtagaaatactattagcatgaagggtaatatgcaaactatgaacatatttagtaatatagttttctatatggtataggaacgaaAATTATCCTAAATTTTTTACTATAGAAAGATTATTTAAGCTAAAAGATATTACTATAGAGATTACATTCATCTTTATTCCTCAAACAACCCTCGGCTTTTCTTTAGGTTTCTTAGTACTACTCAAGCAGGGGCGAACCCGCCTTATAGCAAaggggttcagttgaacccgtttCGCcgaaaaaatttattatttacttgTTAACTTTATCAGAAAATCATAAAAGAAGATAATATTATAAGACATGAACCCATTTGACACATATTGAAGCTGCAAAGCAATGACAAAGAGGGTCCATAATGTGGGTCTAGGTTAGAAGTTCGAACCTCCGCTGATGCGTCGAATTTATATTTTTTCCACATTGCATTATATGTTCCACtttgttgagattatttttaatttaatgtaGTTTAATTTATGTATATTAGAATTGTTACTTTGTGCTATGAAAATTTTAGTTTGGTGTTTATACTTTTACTTTAAAAGTCTATCAATTAGTTTAGTTCATAACTCcctttttttacttttgtttcttTGTAAATACTTATTATGTTGAATTTCTTAGAGTTATAAGATTTTTAAGTTGgttaatttttttgttgttgttaaaaTCAATAAATTTACAATTTTGTTGAAGTAAaagttgtttatatatatatatataatttcaaaaaataaagtaaatagtTTTTAAAGAAAAACATTCTCATCTTTGATTATAAAATAGCGTCAATGACATTATTTCGAGGTCACATGATGAAAAAAACTAAGTAGTGAGCAAATTCTATTTATCGGTGCCACTTATACAAGTGGCTACTATGCTCTTTGACTGAACCCCCTTGTATAAAATCCTGGGTCTGCCACAATACTCAAGTGATACGTGAATTGCTTAGGCGAAGTTTACTTTTAAATAAACTTGAATAATGTAAAATCTATGAGTTTTACTAAGATAATGAGCATGAGAtatgcaaaaataaaatacttaatATGTCATAAGAAAGATCTTATTtgtctatactatattaaaatcacgaaatttcttagcaaaatatcgttcgcttttttttccctttaaaaatagagttcacactgaacaaaatagtcattttagttattttcctaatatatATGACTTAAAAATTAATGAAATTTtacttattaaatctttccttatttgaattgtgtacaaaatcctaaatttaggattttaaaatcaatttatattTACATTATATAATTATTTCCTTTTGGAGTATGtaacaaaactataaatacatgCGATCGTTTCACGAATAAGTGATCAAATAGTCTTGATTTAAAACACTTGCGCTTATATATGTTGATCTTTCGAAGAACTTTTAATTTTAAGCCTACTACATTTCCATGTTATATCTAAACTACTTTCTactaaaatagtttttttttcattcatcAATATTTTGGCATAACATTTAAAATCTACGCTCAATAATTAAAGAAAGAACATAATTAAGCATATATGAGAGAGAAAAAGTGATTGATAAGAGTCAAAAACACTAGTGATTTTGCATACATAAATATCCAAaactaaaatataatattttgtcttttaaaaatataatttttattgaataaatttATACGGAGTAATTGAATATTTAAAACTTGGGATGAGCTAATATTAAGAATTTCAATCAACAAAAAATATATTAGTTTCTTTAGTGTAATTAGTCGCGCATAAATTAAATACTTTAGAAAGAAATCATAGGTAGAATAAGAAATTTTATAAGGACACTTAATCTCGCATACTTGTATGATTACTAAGGCATGAATAGGAAAAGTACAAGTTTTAGCCCTCTCATAAGCAAATAAAATATGAGTTAAAAAGATTGATTTGCTCATAAACTATCAAATATAAATTTTGTAATAAGTTTTATGAAATGTCATGCACACATGTACTCAAATGctaagtttgaacaattttcttaCCTTTCAATCAAGCACTACTCATAATTTTATAACGTGCTATAACAAACTTAAGGAAGAATCAGTAGAGCTGATCTAAACCCCTAAACATGATTAAcatttatcatttggaacttgtaaatttttattaatttttttattataacgTAAATATATCTTTCGATTAATACTGCTTATGTTATTTTTTAACGGTATGTTCTTGTTAATATAGGATAAACATGCATATCACTAAGGATCGTTTGGTTGGAATATGGCTTCTGCCGGTATAAGTTATATCGAtataagttatgttgggataagttatgttggaattgttatttattcattgtttgatatgttgtattaagaatgacaattgcatagtttctaagaagaaggtataagttatatcGATGCTAATTACCCCAtcctctataaggtataagttatccagGTGTTAAAATTAACATCAGAATAACTTATacctggtttgctaaccaaacagaatattaaggtgatattaaatttttatatcacccttataccttcttatatctcataccaaactacccctgaaagcACGAAACTCTTCGCAAATGTTGATGTGACAAGATTTCGcataatattattatttaatattatttatttatttatttaaattttattgatatGCAAAAAGAATAAATAATTGAAAAGTTGGAGGTTCCAAATAAAGTGAGAAAGAATAATGAAACTTTAATTGCTCGTGTTCAACCTCATAAAAGGACTCCCTACTCCCTTCTCTCTCCTCTGTTAATTTGCATTTTCCCCTAAATTAACCGAATAATTTaacttttgttttaaaaaaaaatcaaggaaAACAATATCATACTTGGACTCAAAGCCATCCATAATCACGCTAAGAATGTCAATTTCAAAACTATATATCTCTTTTGATGATAATTATTTAAAACTAAATATTCATAATTCTTCGCTTGAAAATTTACATTATGTATGTAGGTAATTTACTTTTATTATGattatgattatatatatatatatatttcctatTTTAGATCGGCGGGTCCGCAAGTTGGGGACCAAGAAAGTGAcagttacaccctatattttcgtatttaAAAGTTCTTGTATAttatcttgtagtatatattgtatgttatgtatatatattctcttatatattgtcttgtaatatatattgtatgttatgtatatatattgtcttgtagtatatattgtatgttatgtatatatatattctcttatatattgtcttgtagtatatattgtatgttatgtatatatattctcttgtatattatcttgtagtatatattgtatgttatgtatatatattctcttgtatattatgtataaatctatattttcatattttaattttctttagtAAAAATCTTGAATTTGTTACTCGGTGAACTTGCACATCCATCATCAATGTGGGTCGACCAACACTTCTACTGTGCGCAATTTTCACATGCCAATTCCGTCGTCGCACTTGCTAGGTCATGGTTTTAAAAATGTAAAGTTTGTTTTACTCTTCATAAAATTTCGATTAACGAAGTTATCACTTTCCTTAATTAACAAGGATATTCGCATTAATCAATTAAACAGCTTGAACAAACAGCATAACATTCATGCCTGGGTGGCAAAAACCATGACCGAAGCTTTTCCCATCGTGAGTGGGATCCATTGGCCCTACTTATAGttcaacaaataaataaatatttacagATTGGACGAGATTAAAGGTTTTATTTGAAGCGACCCAAAAGAGTTAGATAGATATCAGGTGATATATCATTTAAAATAAGATATTTTCCATAGCTGCATACAAAATAGTGAcgaatttaggattttaaagtcACGGGGCTCGCCGATCAAAATTctgaaagaagaggaaaaataaatttaattacggctatttatatatttttataattgtttatacaaatttattaaatttggtcgaaaattgtgagcacgtgatttttgttttcgcgacaatcactccaaaagaaactaaaTAATAGTAGTTTGGTCTTGCTGCACAATTTTTcggattttacgtggcattttcgGTATTTATTTGTGATCTTCCCCTTTTGTATttttatcaaaacaaaatataaaaatatgtgtcGTGTGAAAATATAAAGTgatgttatttttttaattgtgtgattaattgttgtttaatgtttttattagtgttgtttaatttaattaagagattaaagaggAAAAGGGATTTTCGGATTGGGCCAgtccaaatcaaataaaacaagCCCAAACCAAATTATCCGGTCCAGTTCAGTTCGGCCCCAGGAGtatcccaaacgacgtcgtttggatcaTGCTTGAT contains:
- the LOC142174343 gene encoding uncharacterized protein LOC142174343; amino-acid sequence: MYSYVRASTDYIHTVIDGMRRYIVCLENKKCSCEQFQLDELPCPHALAALRQRDESFEEYCSLYYIRENLLRTYEIPVNPLPDKSKWNVPQHIIEEVVNPPKGGKRQPGRPQKERYKTYDEINSKKYKVSCVYL